One segment of Solanum stenotomum isolate F172 chromosome 1, ASM1918654v1, whole genome shotgun sequence DNA contains the following:
- the LOC125852068 gene encoding uncharacterized protein LOC125852068: MGVDVVAEEGTSQPPPNQAVQTEAQDESLSQTSLTPPSPEDIRREAAPQEPTINATEQEGSVAGTSGVNRAVGTRIRDFLNLDLPSFTGSDPNEDPQDFIDQIQRTLDVMHVSGKEALELTAYRLKGVAILWYEAWKQSRGIEAPSATWKEFIKAFLDYYLPLEIREARVDQFLNLHQGNMSVREYNLKFNSLARYTPNVVTTMEDRVHQYMDRLDSYLVRDCTIASLNKDMDIERMQAFAQKLKDQRQRRRTQESETGHSKRARSMGQFTPSQGHLMRNCPHRDMGGVAQPTRSVVASSSSPPSLGRGHMSTGRGRGFREAASSSGVQICTYALGDRQNLEASPDVVTVCDRDTLADLVEIEMVDFNVIISMDWLASCYAMVDCQTKMVHFHFPKEAVLQWKGNIGAPRGKFISYIKAKKMMYKGYICHLVRVKNIYAEPAKLQSISVVNEFPDVFPEDLLEDDQANHLRQVLQILRDRKLYAKFSKCYYRWFVQGFSSIAAPLTKLTHKETKFQWSDECERSFQELKNKLTFTPVLVVPEGTEGYAVYCDVSEVGLGSVLMQHDFKGSWDDHLPLTEFAYNNSYHSSIKLSPYEALYGKKCRSPIGWFETGETALFGPDLVHKAMEKVKVIQQWLETVQS, encoded by the exons ATGGGAGTAGATGTGGTTGCCGAAGAAGGGACAAGCCAACCACCGCCTAATCAAGCTGTTCAAACTGAGGCTCAAGATGAGTCCCTATCACAGACTTCCCTGACCCCTCCATCTCCAGAAGATATAAGGAGGGAAGCTGCACCTCAAGAACCCACTATTAATGCTACCGA GCAAGAAGGTTCAGTTGCAGGTACTAGTGGTGTAAATAGAGCAGTTGGTACGCGGATACGTGACTTCCTTAATTTGGACCTTCCATCATTCACTGGGTCAGATCCTAATGAGGATCCACAAGATTTTATAGATCAAATCCAACGCACTTTGGATGTTATGCATGTAAGTGGTAAAGAAGCTCTTGAGCTAACAGCATATAGATTAAAGGGTGTGGCTATATTGTGGTATGAAGCTTGGAAGCAATCTCGGGGAATAGAAGCACCTTCAGCTACCTGGAAAGAGTTCATAAAGGCATTTCTTGACTATTATCTGCCATTGGAGATTCGAGAGGCCCGTGTGGATCAGTTCCTAAATCTCCaccaaggaaatatgagtgtgagaGAGTACaatctcaaatttaattccttgGCCAGGTATACTCCTAATGTAGTAACTACTATGGAGGATAGAGTTCATCAATATATGGATAGATTAGATTCATACCTGGTTAGAGACTGTACCATTGCTTCGTTGAATAAGGATATGGATATAGAAAGGATGCAGGCTTTTGCGCAAAAGTTGAAGGATCAAAGGCAAAGAAGAAGGACACAAGAGTCAGAAACAGGGCATTCTAAGAGGGCAAGATCCATGGGGCAGTTTACACCATCCCAAG GTCATCTGATGAGAAATTGCCCTCATAGGGATATGGGTGGTGTGGCACAACCTACTAGATCAGTTGTTGCATCTTCATCATCACCACCTTCTTTGGGTAGGGGACATATGTCTACTGGTCGTGGTAGAGGATTTAGGGAAGCAGCTAGTTCTAGTGGAGTTCAGATTTGCACATATGCCCTAGGGGATCGACAAAATTTAGAAGCCTCGCCAGATGTGGTTACAG TTTGTGACCGTGATACATTAGCTGACCTTGTTGAgatagaaatggtagattttaaTGTTATAATCAGTATGGATTGGTTAGCTTCTTGTTATGCCATGGTAGATTGTCAAACTAAGATGGtgcatttccattttccaaaagagGCAGTCCTTCAATGGAAAGGTAATATTGGGGCACCAAGaggtaaatttatttcttatattaaGGCAAAGAAGATGATGTACAAAGGATACATATGTCATCTAGTGAGagtgaaaaatatatatgcGGAGCCAGCAAAGCTTCAATCCATTTCGGTGGTGAATGAGTTTCCTGATGTATTTCCTGAAGATCTTCTAG AAGATGACCAGGCAAATCACCTGCGACAGGTTTTACAAATTCTTCGTGATCGTAAGTTGTATgcaaagttctctaaat GTTATTACAGATGGTTCGTTCAAGGATTCTCTTCCATTGCTGCACCCTTAACAAAGCTAACACACAAAGAAACTAAGTTTCAGTGGAGtgatgaatgtgaaagaagctTCCAAGAACTGAAGAATAAATTAACTTTTACACCTGTATTGGTAGTTCCAGAAGGCACGGAAGGCTATGCAGTGTATTGTGATGTTTCGGAAGTGGGCTTAGGTTCTGTATTGATGCAGCATG ACTTCAAGGGTAGCTGGGATGATCATCTACCGCTTACTGAATTCGCTtataacaatagctaccattcaagTATTAAATTGTCACCTTATGAAGCTTTATATGGTAAAAAATGTAGATCCCCAATTGGCTGGTTTGAAACAGGTGAAACTGCCTTATTTGGGCCAGACCTTGTT